A genomic window from Glaciihabitans sp. INWT7 includes:
- a CDS encoding molybdopterin molybdotransferase MoeA, translating to MIADLPGAQPGLPLAHDWHAARGVAATAASALRSETVPLEAGIGRILTRDLLALSDVPHYASSAMDGWAVSGTGPWRLTGESTLDPGFAATIVTGGLVPPGADAVLRSESGIVAEAVLASTSSTGEPHPGQHIRMPGREARCGEIVVSAGTLLNPAHIALAAGCGHDRLDVIRRPRVLLLLTGDEVDEHGIPGPGRVRDSFGPQLPGVLRMLGAEVVSQQRVRDDFAATVEGLEEHSGSIDVVVTTGGTGDSASDHLRAALRSLDAEFLVHRVAMRPGGPTTLARMPDGRLVLGLPGNPLAAMMGLLTLAVPLLAGLQGRASALGRVESADRIEGRDASSILVPFRTVDGRGVANPWLGSGMMRGLADADGVLVVPPGGVGAGDRVETVPLPWR from the coding sequence GTGATCGCGGATCTCCCCGGCGCACAGCCCGGCCTCCCGCTCGCCCACGACTGGCATGCGGCTCGCGGTGTCGCGGCGACCGCGGCATCCGCGCTCCGATCCGAGACGGTGCCGCTCGAGGCCGGGATCGGACGCATTCTCACCAGGGACCTGCTGGCGCTGAGCGATGTGCCGCACTACGCGTCCTCGGCGATGGACGGCTGGGCGGTCAGTGGCACCGGTCCCTGGCGCCTCACGGGCGAGTCGACGCTCGATCCCGGGTTCGCCGCGACGATCGTCACCGGCGGCCTGGTGCCCCCGGGCGCCGATGCCGTGCTCCGAAGCGAGAGCGGCATCGTCGCCGAAGCTGTGCTCGCGTCGACCTCGTCCACAGGCGAGCCCCATCCCGGACAACACATCCGGATGCCGGGACGGGAGGCCCGCTGCGGCGAGATCGTCGTCTCGGCGGGAACGCTGCTCAACCCGGCGCACATCGCTCTTGCGGCAGGCTGCGGGCACGATCGTCTCGACGTGATCCGACGCCCGCGGGTGCTCCTGCTTCTCACCGGGGACGAGGTCGACGAGCACGGTATCCCCGGTCCGGGTCGGGTGCGCGACAGTTTCGGTCCCCAGCTGCCCGGCGTTCTGAGGATGCTCGGCGCCGAGGTCGTCTCTCAACAGCGCGTGCGCGACGACTTCGCCGCGACAGTCGAAGGGCTTGAGGAGCACTCGGGTTCCATCGACGTGGTCGTCACCACCGGCGGCACCGGTGACTCCGCCTCGGATCACCTGCGTGCCGCGCTGCGGTCCCTCGACGCGGAGTTCCTTGTGCACCGGGTCGCCATGCGCCCGGGAGGACCGACGACGCTCGCCCGGATGCCCGACGGCCGCCTGGTGCTCGGTCTACCGGGCAACCCTCTCGCCGCGATGATGGGACTCCTCACCCTCGCGGTACCGCTCCTGGCCGGTCTTCAGGGGCGCGCCTCCGCGCTCGGCCGGGTGGAGTCTGCGGATCGGATCGAGGGACGCGACGCCTCCAGCATCCTCGTGCCATTCCGCACCGTGGACGGACGGGGCGTTGCGAACCCGTGGCTCGGCTCCGGCATGATGCGCGGGCTCGCGGATGCCGATGGAGTACTCGTGGTCCCCCCGGGTGGCGTCGGCGCCGGAGACCGGGTAGAGACCGTCCCACTGCCCTGGCGATGA
- the rpe gene encoding ribulose-phosphate 3-epimerase, which produces MTVRINPSILTADFANLEHELGRIATADLVHVDVMDNHFVPNLTFGPRMVESLQRVSPLPLDIHLMIDDPDRWAPGYAEVGAYSVTFHAEAAADAVGLARRLRAIGARAGIAVKPGTGIEPYLELLPEFDQVLVMTVEPGFGGQSFIDATMPKLVALRAAVAASGLDVWLQVDGGITVNTIEIAAEAGADTFVAGSSVFNVGEPVEQIALLRAAASAHSH; this is translated from the coding sequence GTGACCGTACGAATCAATCCGAGCATCCTCACCGCTGATTTCGCGAACCTCGAGCACGAGCTCGGTCGCATCGCGACCGCCGACCTGGTGCACGTCGACGTCATGGACAACCATTTCGTGCCGAATCTCACGTTCGGTCCGCGCATGGTCGAATCCCTGCAGCGGGTCTCGCCCCTGCCGCTCGACATCCATTTGATGATCGACGATCCCGACCGCTGGGCTCCCGGTTACGCCGAGGTCGGCGCCTACTCGGTCACGTTCCATGCCGAGGCGGCGGCGGATGCCGTCGGCCTCGCGCGGCGCCTTCGCGCTATCGGCGCCCGAGCCGGGATCGCCGTGAAGCCGGGCACGGGAATCGAGCCGTATCTCGAGCTGCTTCCCGAGTTCGACCAGGTGCTCGTGATGACCGTGGAGCCGGGCTTCGGCGGCCAGTCGTTCATCGACGCGACGATGCCGAAACTGGTCGCTCTTCGCGCCGCCGTCGCGGCATCCGGTCTCGATGTCTGGTTGCAGGTGGATGGCGGCATCACGGTGAACACGATCGAGATCGCCGCCGAGGCCGGAGCAGACACCTTCGTCGCCGGCTCGAGTGTGTTCAACGTGGGGGAGCCGGTCGAACAGATCGCGCTGCTGCGAGCGGCAGCATCCGCACACTCCCACTGA
- a CDS encoding primosomal protein N': protein MDEVPGTTTPRVARVLIDSPLPQLDRLFDYSIPAAMVADAQPGVRVRVPLRSIGRIADGFIVEVTGAGDFAGTLSELEDVVSSARVLSPEVWMLARRLADRAAGNASDIVRLAVPKRQVRVEKAWLLDAHDDADADAVVPLPVPGFDTDRIDLALATGGRLAVDAVPRVVEVRTVGDVAPRWVGHWATTMAASATRALAAGGSAILAVPDYRDQEQLVTALRAVLPADRIVHLDARQSNPDRYRALLACLGDTPLAIVGNRSVLYAPAARLGLMAIWDEGDPLHNEPLSPYVHARDIALVRQELQGSALFFLSHARSTEVERLVEVGWLDELTAVRPVPPKVLPTAQQQSQDRLAAQARIPSSAWREARAALEHGPVLVQVARPGYAPRLACASCGNTARCQRCEGPLRLKTARSTPSCSWCGKLATDWSCANCAGTTFRMVGQGTGRTAEDLGRAFPGVRIIIADGDRPILSVDAEPALVIATRGAEPIAAGGYRAVLLLDGERMVARESLRVGEDCLRWWANAIALAAPGATTVLVGVGGALASALATWRRADYLRSELADRRTLRFPPAVRVATVTGTPETVQAAVGAIQGIDRVDVLGPVETADGGVRAIVRFDYGEGAAVASGLRAEVIRAATSRRKRAGGATGRVALPTLRVRFDDALSFDSPE, encoded by the coding sequence ATGGACGAGGTGCCGGGCACGACGACCCCGCGAGTCGCGCGGGTGCTCATCGACTCCCCGCTGCCGCAGCTCGACAGGCTCTTCGACTACAGCATCCCTGCCGCCATGGTGGCGGATGCCCAGCCGGGCGTTCGGGTGCGGGTTCCCCTCCGCTCGATCGGGCGCATCGCCGACGGATTCATCGTGGAGGTGACGGGGGCAGGGGACTTCGCTGGCACCCTGAGCGAGCTGGAGGACGTGGTCTCCTCCGCGAGGGTGTTGTCGCCCGAAGTGTGGATGCTCGCGCGGCGGCTCGCCGACCGCGCCGCGGGGAATGCGAGCGACATCGTGAGGCTCGCCGTGCCGAAGAGGCAGGTGCGGGTGGAGAAGGCGTGGCTGCTGGATGCCCACGATGATGCGGATGCCGATGCCGTGGTGCCCCTTCCGGTGCCTGGTTTCGATACCGATCGGATCGACCTGGCGCTCGCGACGGGCGGACGCCTCGCGGTGGACGCCGTTCCCCGGGTGGTGGAAGTGCGCACGGTGGGGGACGTCGCACCGCGTTGGGTGGGCCACTGGGCCACCACCATGGCCGCGAGCGCCACGAGGGCACTGGCGGCAGGCGGATCCGCGATCCTCGCCGTGCCCGACTACCGGGACCAGGAGCAATTGGTGACCGCTCTGCGCGCGGTGCTGCCGGCGGACCGGATCGTGCACCTGGATGCCCGGCAGTCCAATCCCGATCGCTATCGCGCGCTGCTGGCCTGCCTCGGTGACACGCCGCTCGCCATCGTCGGCAACCGTTCCGTGCTGTATGCCCCGGCGGCCAGGCTCGGCCTGATGGCCATCTGGGACGAGGGAGATCCGCTTCACAACGAGCCGCTGAGTCCCTACGTGCATGCCCGAGACATCGCCCTTGTACGCCAGGAATTGCAGGGTTCCGCGCTCTTCTTCCTGTCCCACGCGCGCAGCACGGAGGTGGAGCGACTTGTCGAAGTCGGCTGGCTCGATGAGCTCACCGCCGTTCGCCCGGTTCCACCGAAAGTGCTTCCCACGGCGCAGCAGCAGTCCCAGGATCGCCTGGCGGCACAGGCTCGCATCCCTTCCTCCGCGTGGCGGGAAGCGCGCGCCGCCCTCGAACACGGACCCGTGCTCGTGCAGGTGGCCCGGCCCGGTTACGCGCCGCGCCTTGCCTGTGCGAGCTGCGGGAATACGGCCCGCTGCCAGCGCTGCGAGGGTCCGCTGCGCCTCAAGACCGCTCGCTCGACGCCCTCGTGCTCCTGGTGCGGCAAACTCGCCACGGACTGGAGCTGCGCGAACTGTGCGGGCACGACATTCCGGATGGTCGGACAGGGTACCGGACGCACCGCGGAGGACCTCGGCCGTGCTTTCCCCGGGGTTCGGATCATCATCGCCGACGGGGACCGCCCGATCCTCTCGGTCGACGCCGAGCCTGCTCTCGTCATCGCCACCCGCGGAGCCGAACCCATCGCCGCCGGCGGCTATCGGGCAGTCCTCCTGCTCGATGGCGAGCGGATGGTGGCGCGGGAGAGCCTCCGCGTCGGTGAGGACTGTCTCCGCTGGTGGGCCAACGCGATCGCCCTCGCGGCACCGGGGGCGACCACGGTGCTGGTGGGGGTCGGCGGGGCACTGGCATCCGCCCTCGCCACCTGGAGGCGTGCGGACTACCTCCGGTCCGAACTTGCCGACCGCCGCACTCTCCGCTTCCCTCCCGCGGTTCGGGTGGCTACCGTCACCGGAACACCGGAGACGGTGCAGGCCGCGGTCGGCGCCATCCAGGGCATCGACCGGGTGGATGTGCTCGGTCCGGTGGAGACGGCGGACGGCGGTGTCCGGGCCATCGTGCGATTCGATTACGGCGAGGGCGCTGCCGTCGCGTCCGGCCTTCGGGCGGAGGTGATCCGGGCGGCGACGTCCCGTCGCAAGCGAGCCGGCGGCGCAACGGGGCGGGTCGCCCTGCCTACACTGAGAGTGCGTTTCGACGACGCACTGTCTTTCGACAGCCCCGAGTAG
- a CDS encoding FdhF/YdeP family oxidoreductase: MTKKPESTESLNPGHDYPDLEVSPPEDWAVGLPAIYHSMEPAIVQLGLTRTAKLMTSMNQKDGFDCMSCAWPDPDKRKTLEFCENGARAVTWEATPVTVPTSFWAENSVSDLLTKSEYWLGMQGRLTEPVYKPAGADHYEPISWEKAFSLLGERLRALDSPDKAVFYTSGRTANETAFVYQLFARAYGTNNLPDCSNMCHESTSLALGEVIGVGKSTIAYDDFERADLIIILGQNPGTNHPRMLTALEDAKKNGAKIVAVNPLPEAGLMRYKNPQKVRGIVGRGTTLADQFLQIRSGGDMALLQALSKRVLDAEAAKPGTVLDHDFLEKHSSGLAEFTAHLADLDEAEVLAATGLDAAEIDELADRYLSSDRVIISWAMGLTQHRNSVATLKEIINLLLLRGNIGKPGAGASPIRGHSNVQGDRTMGIWEQMKPPFLDAIEAEFGFSPPRPHGMDALKSIAAMQKGEVSVFFALGGNFVAALSDTEATEAAMRGCDLTVQVSTKLNRSHAVIGSEALILPTLGRTEFDLQKSGPQFLSVEDTVCAVHATHGSVPPVAPGLLSEVSIVTRLATAVLGDSGPIDWNGLEADYDRIREHISRVVPGFEDFNEKVRRSSGFILPNGPRDTRSFDTETGKAMITVNELEPLERPEGRLILQTLRSHDQFNTTIYSLNDRYRGIKNGRDVVFVNPEDLTELGLEDGQRVDIASEWPGEPDRYLRNYRVVSYPTAKGCAAAYFPEANVLVPLASAAIGSNTPVSKAVIVRLEPVASASTR, translated from the coding sequence ATGACGAAGAAGCCAGAGTCCACGGAATCCCTGAACCCGGGCCACGACTATCCGGATCTCGAGGTCTCCCCTCCCGAGGACTGGGCCGTCGGGCTCCCGGCGATCTACCACTCGATGGAGCCCGCCATCGTGCAGCTCGGTCTCACGCGCACCGCGAAGCTCATGACCTCGATGAACCAGAAAGACGGGTTCGACTGCATGAGTTGCGCCTGGCCGGATCCCGACAAGCGCAAGACTCTCGAGTTCTGCGAGAACGGCGCCCGCGCTGTCACCTGGGAGGCGACGCCGGTGACCGTTCCCACCAGCTTCTGGGCCGAGAACTCCGTGTCGGACCTCCTGACCAAATCGGAGTACTGGCTCGGGATGCAGGGGCGGCTCACGGAGCCCGTCTACAAGCCGGCGGGAGCCGATCACTACGAGCCGATCTCGTGGGAGAAGGCGTTCTCCCTGCTCGGCGAGCGGTTGCGCGCACTCGATTCGCCGGACAAGGCCGTGTTCTACACGAGCGGGCGCACCGCCAACGAGACGGCTTTCGTCTACCAGCTCTTCGCGCGTGCCTACGGAACCAATAATCTGCCGGACTGCTCGAACATGTGTCACGAGTCGACGAGCCTGGCCCTCGGCGAGGTGATCGGGGTGGGCAAGTCCACGATCGCCTACGACGATTTCGAACGGGCCGACCTGATCATCATCCTCGGCCAGAACCCGGGCACGAATCATCCGCGGATGCTCACCGCTCTCGAGGATGCGAAGAAGAACGGCGCGAAGATCGTGGCGGTGAACCCGCTGCCAGAGGCCGGGCTGATGCGCTACAAGAACCCGCAGAAGGTGCGCGGAATCGTGGGTCGGGGCACCACTCTCGCCGACCAATTCCTGCAGATCCGATCGGGAGGGGACATGGCGCTGCTTCAGGCGCTGTCCAAGCGCGTGCTCGACGCCGAGGCGGCGAAGCCCGGCACCGTGCTCGATCACGACTTCCTCGAGAAGCACAGCTCCGGCCTGGCGGAATTCACCGCGCACCTTGCGGATCTCGATGAGGCGGAGGTTCTCGCGGCGACCGGACTGGACGCCGCAGAGATCGATGAACTGGCCGACCGCTATCTCTCCTCCGACCGGGTGATCATCTCCTGGGCGATGGGGCTCACCCAGCACCGCAACTCCGTCGCCACGCTCAAGGAGATCATCAACCTCCTTCTGCTGCGGGGCAACATCGGCAAACCGGGTGCCGGGGCCTCCCCGATCCGCGGACACAGCAATGTGCAGGGCGACCGCACCATGGGCATCTGGGAGCAGATGAAGCCTCCATTCCTCGATGCGATCGAGGCGGAGTTCGGATTCTCACCCCCGCGGCCGCACGGCATGGATGCCCTGAAGTCGATCGCCGCGATGCAGAAGGGCGAAGTCTCGGTCTTCTTCGCCCTCGGAGGCAACTTCGTCGCCGCACTGTCCGACACCGAGGCGACCGAAGCCGCGATGCGGGGGTGCGATCTCACGGTGCAGGTGTCGACCAAACTCAACCGGTCCCACGCGGTGATCGGGTCGGAGGCGTTGATCCTGCCGACCCTCGGCCGCACCGAGTTCGACCTGCAGAAGTCAGGCCCGCAATTCCTCTCCGTCGAAGACACGGTGTGCGCGGTGCACGCCACCCACGGGAGCGTGCCTCCTGTCGCGCCGGGCCTGCTTTCCGAGGTGTCGATCGTCACCCGACTGGCGACCGCCGTGCTCGGCGACTCCGGGCCGATCGACTGGAATGGGCTGGAGGCCGATTACGACCGCATCCGCGAGCACATCTCGCGGGTCGTGCCGGGCTTCGAGGACTTCAATGAGAAAGTGCGTCGCTCGAGCGGATTCATCCTGCCGAACGGGCCGCGGGACACCCGCAGTTTCGACACCGAGACCGGCAAGGCCATGATCACGGTCAACGAACTCGAGCCGCTCGAGCGCCCGGAAGGCCGGCTCATCCTGCAGACCCTCCGCTCGCATGACCAGTTCAATACGACGATCTACAGCCTGAACGACCGCTACCGCGGCATCAAGAACGGCCGGGACGTCGTGTTCGTCAACCCGGAAGACCTCACGGAGCTCGGGCTCGAAGACGGCCAGAGGGTGGACATCGCGAGCGAGTGGCCGGGGGAGCCCGACCGGTATCTTCGCAACTACCGGGTGGTGTCCTACCCGACGGCGAAGGGCTGTGCCGCCGCGTACTTTCCCGAGGCCAACGTGCTGGTGCCCCTGGCCAGCGCGGCGATCGGCAGCAACACCCCGGTGTCGAAGGCGGTCATCGTGCGGCTCGAGCCCGTGGCATCCGCCAGCACCCGGTAG
- the fdhD gene encoding formate dehydrogenase accessory sulfurtransferase FdhD, with protein sequence MGRITVRRRVTRITLGEGAVRREDVLAVEEPLEIRVGGKALAITMRTPGHDFDLAAGFLVSEGVVSSGDHFAAARYCAGATVDGENTYNVLDVTLGAGVPAPDPSLERNFYTTSSCGLCGKASIDAVRTLSAFTVADDPLVVDAELLATFPDRLRAGQDVFDKTGGLHAAALFEGATGEMLVLREDVGRHNAVDKVVGWALTQNLLPLRGMVLMVSGRASFELTQKASMAGIPVLAAVSAPSSLAVELASEVGMTVVGFLRGPSMVVYSGEHRLGTDTPATKLDEAVAAK encoded by the coding sequence ATGGGCAGAATCACGGTCAGGCGAAGGGTCACCCGCATCACGCTGGGAGAGGGGGCGGTGCGGCGCGAAGACGTGCTCGCCGTCGAGGAGCCGCTGGAGATCCGGGTGGGAGGCAAGGCCCTCGCCATCACCATGCGCACGCCGGGCCACGACTTCGACCTGGCGGCGGGATTCCTCGTCTCCGAAGGGGTCGTCTCGAGCGGCGACCACTTCGCCGCGGCGCGCTATTGCGCGGGAGCGACTGTCGACGGCGAGAACACCTACAACGTGCTGGATGTCACGCTTGGCGCCGGCGTACCGGCGCCGGACCCCAGCCTCGAACGCAATTTCTACACCACGAGTTCCTGTGGACTGTGCGGCAAGGCCAGCATCGATGCGGTGAGGACCCTCTCCGCGTTCACCGTCGCCGACGACCCGCTCGTGGTGGATGCGGAATTGCTTGCGACTTTCCCCGACCGCCTGCGCGCCGGGCAAGACGTCTTCGACAAGACCGGGGGGCTTCATGCTGCCGCACTGTTCGAGGGCGCCACCGGCGAGATGCTGGTGCTGCGCGAAGACGTCGGTCGGCACAATGCGGTCGACAAGGTGGTGGGCTGGGCGCTCACCCAGAACCTCCTGCCGTTGCGTGGCATGGTGCTGATGGTCTCCGGGCGAGCGAGTTTCGAACTCACGCAGAAGGCGTCGATGGCGGGTATCCCGGTGCTCGCCGCGGTCTCTGCGCCCTCGTCCCTCGCCGTCGAACTGGCGAGCGAGGTGGGGATGACTGTCGTCGGCTTCCTGCGCGGACCATCCATGGTCGTGTACAGCGGCGAGCACCGGCTCGGCACAGACACTCCAGCCACGAAGCTCGATGAGGCGGTAGCAGCGAAATGA
- a CDS encoding RsmB/NOP family class I SAM-dependent RNA methyltransferase translates to MSDRRPARGSRTPEPPSRVQPARRIALDVIMAVRETDAYANLLLPVKLERARLNPQDAALATELTYGTLRQQGYYDAVIELAAGRSTEEIDSPILDVLRLGTHQLLSMRVAQHAAVDEAVSLAKEVGSRSAAGFVNGVLRTITRSEPSAWHDRVMAKPRNDDERLSLEHSHPLWIVRAFRQALAAEGREEDLEDLLIADNFAPRVSLVALPGLATISEIRGTQKAKYSPVAAVSDGGDPALWPAVHEGRARVQDEGSQLAALALSRARPVVAGERWLDLCAGPGGKAALLAAEAREGGAILVANEITPARAELVRKALAVFPDPPQVLVQDGTLFGDRMPQQFDRILLDAPCTGLGALRRRPEARWRKQPSDVADLTGLQIALLESGLAALKPGGILAFVTCSPHLAETKVVVETVLRRSPGVSRVDTVAVLAAVTKRELDLGDSADDGHVQLWPHRHGTDAMFICLLEKAPAAEA, encoded by the coding sequence ATGAGCGACCGTCGCCCGGCCCGCGGTTCCCGCACGCCAGAGCCCCCGTCCCGCGTGCAGCCCGCCCGGCGGATCGCCCTCGACGTGATCATGGCGGTGCGCGAGACGGATGCCTACGCCAACCTCCTGCTGCCGGTGAAGCTCGAGCGTGCTCGCCTGAACCCGCAGGATGCCGCCCTCGCGACGGAACTCACCTACGGCACGCTGCGTCAGCAGGGCTACTACGACGCGGTGATCGAGCTCGCCGCCGGGCGCTCCACCGAGGAGATCGATTCGCCCATCCTCGACGTGCTCCGGCTGGGAACGCACCAGTTGCTGTCGATGCGCGTGGCGCAGCATGCGGCGGTCGATGAGGCCGTCTCCCTCGCCAAAGAGGTCGGATCCCGGTCGGCCGCGGGCTTCGTCAACGGAGTCTTGCGCACCATCACGCGGAGCGAGCCATCGGCCTGGCACGACCGGGTGATGGCGAAGCCGCGAAACGACGACGAACGCCTCTCGCTCGAGCACTCGCATCCGCTCTGGATCGTGCGCGCGTTCCGCCAGGCCCTTGCGGCGGAGGGCCGGGAGGAGGACCTGGAAGACCTGCTGATCGCCGACAACTTCGCCCCGCGGGTGTCATTGGTCGCTCTTCCGGGACTCGCGACGATCTCCGAGATCAGGGGAACCCAGAAGGCGAAGTATTCGCCGGTCGCGGCGGTGAGTGACGGGGGAGACCCCGCCCTCTGGCCGGCGGTACACGAGGGGCGCGCCCGCGTGCAGGACGAGGGATCGCAACTCGCGGCCCTTGCCCTCAGTCGCGCCCGTCCGGTGGTCGCGGGAGAGCGCTGGCTCGACCTGTGCGCGGGGCCGGGAGGCAAGGCCGCGCTGCTCGCCGCGGAAGCCCGTGAGGGCGGGGCGATTCTCGTCGCGAACGAGATCACCCCCGCGCGTGCCGAGCTGGTGCGCAAGGCGCTTGCCGTATTTCCCGATCCTCCGCAGGTTCTGGTGCAGGATGGCACGCTCTTCGGCGACCGGATGCCGCAGCAGTTCGACCGCATCCTGCTCGATGCTCCCTGCACCGGGCTCGGTGCGCTCCGTCGCCGCCCGGAGGCGCGCTGGCGCAAGCAGCCGAGCGATGTTGCGGACCTCACGGGGCTGCAGATCGCGCTTCTCGAGTCCGGGCTCGCCGCTCTGAAGCCCGGCGGGATCCTCGCCTTCGTCACCTGTTCGCCGCACTTGGCCGAGACGAAGGTCGTCGTGGAGACGGTTCTGCGCCGCAGCCCCGGTGTCTCTCGGGTCGACACCGTCGCCGTGCTCGCGGCTGTCACCAAGCGCGAGCTCGACCTTGGCGACTCGGCCGACGACGGGCACGTGCAACTCTGGCCCCATCGACACGGCACCGACGCCATGTTCATCTGCCTGCTGGAGAAGGCCCCAGCCGCCGAGGCCTGA
- a CDS encoding FKBP-type peptidyl-prolyl cis-trans isomerase → MTEFNKTKPEIEFYEGDAPAELVSIDIEVGTGDEAKTGDKVDVHYLGVDFESGEEFDSSWSRGQSVDFPLRSLIAGWQEGIPGMKVGGRRQLIVPPALAYGAAGSGHRLSGRTLIFVIDLLGVS, encoded by the coding sequence ATGACTGAGTTCAACAAGACCAAGCCAGAAATCGAGTTCTACGAGGGTGACGCGCCCGCCGAGTTGGTGTCGATCGACATCGAGGTCGGCACCGGGGACGAGGCGAAGACCGGCGACAAGGTCGACGTGCACTACCTCGGCGTCGACTTCGAATCCGGCGAGGAGTTCGACTCCTCTTGGAGCCGCGGACAGTCCGTCGACTTCCCGCTGCGCTCCCTCATCGCCGGCTGGCAAGAGGGCATCCCCGGCATGAAGGTCGGCGGCCGCCGCCAGCTGATCGTGCCTCCCGCCCTCGCCTATGGCGCAGCGGGGTCCGGCCACCGGCTCTCCGGCCGCACGTTGATCTTCGTGATCGACCTGCTCGGCGTCAGCTAG
- the fmt gene encoding methionyl-tRNA formyltransferase encodes MVIVFAGSPAAAVPSLQALTASRHEVAAVLTRDDSPQGRRRQLTPTAVASAAAELGLPIIRVNRLAGPATAEVTAIRPDLGVIVAYGGLVREPLLSVPRLGWINLHFSLLPRWRGAAPVQRAIIAGDEVTGASVFQLVPELDAGDVFGQFTQAIGAHETAGHLLDSLAVSGAELLVRVVDAIADGIARAEPQVGDVTLAPKLELADARLDFAEHASTVFDRLRGVTPEPGAFTQVDDVRVKILEAAIVRDQPSLAPGQLELRDGRVLVGSASDPLELVSVHPAGKKPMKAADWWRGRPAGSGTVAR; translated from the coding sequence CTGGTCATCGTCTTCGCCGGAAGCCCGGCGGCCGCTGTGCCGAGCCTGCAGGCCCTCACGGCGAGTCGCCACGAGGTCGCCGCGGTTCTGACCCGTGATGACTCCCCCCAGGGACGTCGCCGGCAACTCACCCCGACCGCGGTGGCCTCCGCCGCCGCAGAACTCGGCCTGCCCATCATCCGGGTCAACCGTCTTGCCGGACCCGCGACAGCCGAGGTCACGGCCATCAGACCAGACCTCGGAGTGATCGTGGCCTACGGCGGCCTCGTTCGCGAGCCGCTGCTCTCGGTGCCCCGGCTCGGATGGATCAACCTCCACTTCTCGCTGCTGCCCCGGTGGCGTGGCGCGGCGCCGGTGCAACGGGCGATCATCGCCGGTGACGAGGTGACGGGGGCCTCCGTCTTCCAGCTCGTGCCCGAACTCGATGCCGGTGACGTGTTCGGCCAGTTCACCCAGGCGATCGGCGCCCACGAAACCGCCGGGCATCTGCTCGACTCGCTGGCGGTGAGCGGCGCGGAGCTGCTGGTGCGGGTGGTGGATGCGATCGCGGACGGCATCGCACGGGCCGAGCCCCAGGTCGGTGACGTGACTCTCGCGCCAAAACTCGAGCTCGCCGACGCCCGACTGGACTTCGCCGAGCACGCCTCCACGGTGTTCGATCGCCTGCGCGGGGTCACCCCGGAGCCCGGGGCTTTCACCCAGGTCGACGATGTGCGCGTCAAGATCCTCGAGGCGGCGATCGTGCGCGATCAGCCGTCCCTCGCCCCCGGCCAGCTCGAACTCCGTGACGGACGGGTACTGGTGGGCAGCGCGAGCGATCCGCTCGAGCTGGTGTCGGTCCATCCGGCCGGCAAGAAGCCGATGAAGGCCGCCGACTGGTGGCGCGGTCGCCCGGCCGGATCCGGAACGGTGGCGCGATGA
- a CDS encoding DUF6457 domain-containing protein gives MIFDAIVLAGGRASRLDGVSKPELEVEGRSLLARALDAASGARRRVIVGTPSEIPPGVMVAREYPAFGGPAAAIGAGVLALTAAPAGRGPLGLASPDNLLVLASDLPHSAKAVVELLAHVDDGTDGVLAIDSGGRRQPLLGLYRYGPLSAAVRAQDLTGLSVRALVDSLDLAEIPMPEGATDDIDTWADAARFGIAQRAAPAEPADRKGQPMSDRDDEAMRAALSEWSNRLTAALGLEAMEVDIDAVLALAGTAAHALLRPAAPLTTYLVGYAAGIAAAEKGAADADAAFGRAVAIATHLAKSEGR, from the coding sequence ATGATCTTCGACGCCATCGTGCTCGCCGGTGGGCGGGCTTCCCGACTGGACGGCGTCTCGAAGCCCGAGCTAGAGGTCGAGGGCAGGTCCTTGCTCGCCCGCGCCCTCGACGCGGCATCCGGTGCCCGGCGCCGCGTGATCGTCGGCACGCCTTCCGAGATACCTCCGGGTGTGATGGTCGCCCGGGAGTATCCGGCCTTCGGCGGCCCCGCCGCGGCGATCGGAGCCGGCGTCCTGGCTCTCACCGCCGCGCCCGCCGGTCGAGGCCCTCTCGGGTTGGCGTCCCCCGACAACCTGCTGGTGCTCGCGAGCGACCTTCCGCACAGCGCGAAGGCCGTGGTCGAATTGCTCGCCCACGTCGATGACGGCACGGACGGAGTGCTCGCGATCGACTCCGGAGGTCGCCGACAACCCCTGCTCGGCCTCTACCGGTACGGGCCTCTCAGCGCGGCGGTGCGGGCGCAGGACCTCACCGGTCTCTCGGTTCGCGCGCTGGTCGACTCACTCGACCTCGCCGAGATCCCGATGCCGGAAGGTGCGACCGACGACATCGACACGTGGGCGGATGCCGCGCGTTTCGGCATCGCGCAGCGTGCGGCACCAGCGGAGCCCGCCGACAGGAAAGGACAGCCCATGAGCGATCGAGACGACGAGGCGATGCGCGCTGCGCTGTCGGAGTGGAGCAATCGACTCACCGCGGCCCTCGGCCTCGAAGCGATGGAGGTCGACATCGACGCCGTGCTCGCGCTCGCCGGAACCGCGGCGCACGCACTGCTCCGCCCGGCAGCACCGCTCACGACCTACCTGGTCGGCTATGCCGCCGGGATCGCTGCAGCCGAGAAGGGCGCGGCGGACGCCGATGCCGCCTTCGGCCGGGCCGTGGCGATAGCGACGCACCTCGCGAAATCCGAGGGACGGTGA